In one Sander lucioperca isolate FBNREF2018 chromosome 7, SLUC_FBN_1.2, whole genome shotgun sequence genomic region, the following are encoded:
- the b4galnt3b gene encoding beta-1,4-N-acetylgalactosaminyltransferase 3 isoform X2, protein MIAAFFPLKKLRRNSKYLLFAAILLVGVVAVYHEMVAAKAWSSDTSMNPDADSSSWRRAMFDERYKGQANLHVFEDWCGSSTADLCKNLHYPLYPHSRTTVQKLAVSPQWTNYGLRIFGYLHPYTDGEFVFALSSDDNSELWLSTDDSPLNLQLLAWVGKTGTEWTAPGEFEKYASQTSKPVWLSAQRRYFFEVIHKQNDRGTDHVEVAWQLLDQGLSFRVIESNHISLYVNESALLMSEVAHIPQTAASHQHTPTKQQNVAADMLREDPRDTLYQVPLINGKFLQDVLPDCSYKPSYTIKDFPLLRYQGLQFVHMSYIHPNDYTRLTHMETESSCFYPESPYYMKMFGFSRYMRLDRPDMQGIGNTGRDFGFERRKSVLHEEDEFDNEAYQREKEARPDQVDNALFPDYGDDYDDYAQRRRRKLFSLVMQETNNTLKNTSDTRLHINELQPHTDELQRRQGKDSGPQKPAEPPQSTQVSKHHPPLQQNQTEMKLEGRVKKAEQIKPKGKLRPAKRQKPKSVEAAVRPVDREQLKAKERPAVLSEQLNSKQHYIQRSRGINHTQIQRLKDSTLQPLERNAALPEKPTVAKQQQFVIGELQPATTKRFATPKRDMSRQVGRLNQRDPGTRKRLRNEEIGMKMPLRDLGNSIHREKLSAKGKMDKKQSAMKEVEDQARVEDKDHYRREGARDSLWGPGVDFEGADDEDLTPAPVFDTEVNWSQTFQVSHLDFQARRSDWIDLRCNISGNLLLHSSDALPMVNAFMDQLNEKHHGQFTLSRVVNVVKRMDGVQGSRYLLELELKDVNGQLLRLSYYIYTLIRHSRQRSKDFNFQRPKPQLVLCNPVGFRWNPVATVHFIVPVKNQARWVQQLIVDMEQLFRKTGDANFNLIIADFNSTDMDVRKALQKSSLPRYQYVKLSGNFERSAGLQAGIDLINDDHSIVFLCDLHIHFPPSIIDSIRKHCVEGYMAFAPIVLRLDCGATPLDARGYWEVNGFGLLGIYKSDLDAVGGMNTREFTDRWGGEDWELLDRILQAGLEVERIYLRNFFHHYHSKRGMWNRQVKPSHS, encoded by the exons ATGATCGCGGCGTTTTTTCCCTTGAAGAAGCTGAGACGCAATAGCAAATATCTTCTGTTCGCGGCGATTCTGCTGGTCGGAGTTGTGGCCGTCTATCATGAGATGGTTGCTGCAAAAGCATGGAGCAGTGATACCA GTATGAATCCTGACGCTGACAGTAGCAGCTGGAGGAGGGCCATGTTTGACGAAAGG TATAAGGGACAGGCCAATCTGCACGTCTTTGAGGACTGGTGTGGCAGTTCTACAGCTGACCTCTGCAAGAACCTGCACTACCCCTTGTATCCTCAT TCCAGGACTACAGTGCAGAAGCTGGCCGTCTCTCCTCAGTGGACAAACTACGGGCTCAGGATATTTGGTTATCTACATCCATATACTGACG GAGAGTTTGTGTTTGCTTTGAGCTCTGATGACAACTCTGAATTGTGGCTCAGCACAGATGACTCTCCCCTTAATTTGCAGTTATTGGCATGGGTTGGAAAG ACTGGCACAGAATGGACAGCCCCGGGCGAGTTTGAGAAGTATGCTAGTCAGACCTCTAAACCAGTTTG GTTGTCTGCTCAGAGGAGGTACTTTTTTGAAGTCATCCACAAGCAAAACGACAGAGGGACTGACCATGTGGAGGTGGCA TGGCAGCTCCTGGACCAAGGCTTGAGTTTCCGGGTTATTGAATCCAATCACATCTCCCTCTATGTTA ATGAGTCGGCTTTGTTAATGAGTGAAGTAGCCCACATACCACAGACGGCTGCAAGCCACCAGCACACCCCCACAAAACAGCAGAATGTCGCAGCAGACATGCTGAGAGAAGACCCACGAGACACTCTCTACCAAG tGCCTTTGATAAACGGCAAGTTCCTACAAGATGTCCTGCCTGACTGCTCGTACAAACCCAGCTACACAATAAAAGACTTTCCTCTCCTCCGCTACCAAGGACTGcagttt GTCCACATGTCCTACATCCACCCCAATGACTACACCCGACTTacacacatggagacagagagcagctgcTTCTACCCCGAAAGCCCCTACTACATGAAGAT GTTCGGTTTCTCTAGATACATGAGATTAGACCGTCCTGATATGCAGGGAATAGGAAACACAGGACGAG ATTTTGGTTTCGAGAGGAGGAAATCAGTGCTCCATGAGGAGGATGAGTTTGACAATGAAGCCTATCAAAGAGAAAAGGAAGCCAGGCCGGACCAGGTGGATAACGCCCTTTTCCCAGACTATGGTGATGATTATGATGATTATGCTCAGAGACGCAGGCGCAAACTCTTCTCCTTAGTCATGCAAGAAACTAACAACACGCTGAAGAACACCTCTGACACAAGACTGCACATAAATGAGTTGCAGCCTCACACAGATGAGTTGCAGAGGAGGCAAGGGAAAGACAGTGGGCCACAGAAACCAGCTGAGCCTCCGCAGTCAACGCAAGTCTCAAAACATCACCCGCCCCTGCAACAAAACCAGACAGAGATGAAGCTAGAGGGTCGggttaaaaaagcagaacagATAAAACCAAAAGGAAAGTTAAGACCAGCAAAGAGACAAAAGCCCAAATCAGTAGAGGCTGCTGTGAGACCAGTGGACAGAGAGCAGCTCAAAGCAAAGGAACGACCAGCAGTCCTGTCAGAGCAGCTCAATTCTAAACAGCATTATATCCAGAGGTCCCGTGGAATTAACCATACCCAAATCCAGAGACTCAAAGACTCAACGCTTCAACCTCTAGAGAGGAATGCTGCTCTTCCTGAAAAACCCACAGTTGCCAAGCAGCAGCAGTTTGTAATTGGAGAGCTCCAGCCAGCCACCACCAAGCGTTTTGCCACTCCCAAGAGAGACATGAGCCGCCAAGTAGGGAGGCTAAATCAGAGGGACCCAGGTACCAGAAAACGCCTCAGGAATGAGGAGATAGGGATGAAAATGCCTCTACGTGATCTAGGAAATAGCATCCACAGAGAAAAGTTGAGTGCTAAGGGCAAAATGGACAAAAAGCAGTCGGCTATGAAAGAAGTGGAGGACCAAGCGAGGGTAGAAGACAAGGATCATTACAGGCGGGAGGGTGCAAGAGACTCTCTGTGGGGACCAGGAGTTGACTTTGAAGGTGCAGATGACGAGGACCTTACCCCTGCGCCGGTGTTTGACACTGAGGTTAACTGGAGCCAGACCTTCCAGGTCAGCCACCTGGACTTTCAAGCACGTCGATCAGATTGGATCGATCTGCGCTGCAACATCTCAGGCAACCTGCTTCTCCACTCCAGTGACGCTCTGCCCATGGTCAATGCTTTTATGGACCAGCTCAATGAAAAGCACCACGG GCAGTTTACATTGTCCCGTGTGGTTAATGTGGTGAAGCGCATGGACGGGGTCCAGGGCAGCCGCTACCTTCTGGAGCTGGAGCTGAAAGATGTGAACGGCCAGCTGCTGCGCCTGTCATACTACATCTACACTCTGATTCGCCACAGCAGGCAACGCAGCAAGGACTTCAATTTCCAACGGCCGAAACCTCAGCTGGTGCTGTGTAACCCGGTGGGATTCCGCTGGAATCCTGTTGCCACTGTCCACTTCATAGTACCGG TGAAAAACCAGGCTCGGTGGGTGCAGCAGCTGATTGTAGACATGGAACAACTGTTCAGAAAAACAGGAGACGCCAACTTCAATCTCATCATCGCTGACTTCAACAGCACTGACATGGATGTGAGGAAGGCTCTACAGAAATCTTCACtccccag GTACCAGTATGTAAAGCTAAGCGGGAACTTTGAGCGCTCTGCCGGTCTGCAAGCAGGTATCGACCTTATAAAT GATGACCACAGcattgtgtttctttgtgaTCTCCACATCCACTTCCCTCCCTCTATCATCGATTCAATCAGGAAGCACTGCGTGGAGGGATACATGGCCTTTGCTCCAATAGTCCTGAGGTTGGACTGCGGGGCTACGCCATTAGATGCCAGAG GTTACTGGGAGGTCAATGGCTTTGGCCTGCTGGGGATCTACAAGTCCGATCTGGACGCAGTGGGAGGAATGAACACCAGGGAATTCACGGACCGCTGGGGAGGAGAAGACTGGGAGCTCCTCGACAG GATTCTCCAGGCAGGACTGGAAGTGGAGAGGATCTACTTGAGgaacttcttccaccactatcACTCCAAACGTGGGATGTGGAACCGGCAGGTGAAGCCCAGCCACAGTTGA
- the b4galnt3b gene encoding beta-1,4-N-acetylgalactosaminyltransferase 3 isoform X1, giving the protein MIAAFFPLKKLRRNSKYLLFAAILLVGVVAVYHEMVAAKAWSSDTSMNPDADSSSWRRAMFDERVRRDNQPNPVEDSVAWRSSFTPQTWKAEYKGQANLHVFEDWCGSSTADLCKNLHYPLYPHSRTTVQKLAVSPQWTNYGLRIFGYLHPYTDGEFVFALSSDDNSELWLSTDDSPLNLQLLAWVGKTGTEWTAPGEFEKYASQTSKPVWLSAQRRYFFEVIHKQNDRGTDHVEVAWQLLDQGLSFRVIESNHISLYVNESALLMSEVAHIPQTAASHQHTPTKQQNVAADMLREDPRDTLYQVPLINGKFLQDVLPDCSYKPSYTIKDFPLLRYQGLQFVHMSYIHPNDYTRLTHMETESSCFYPESPYYMKMFGFSRYMRLDRPDMQGIGNTGRDFGFERRKSVLHEEDEFDNEAYQREKEARPDQVDNALFPDYGDDYDDYAQRRRRKLFSLVMQETNNTLKNTSDTRLHINELQPHTDELQRRQGKDSGPQKPAEPPQSTQVSKHHPPLQQNQTEMKLEGRVKKAEQIKPKGKLRPAKRQKPKSVEAAVRPVDREQLKAKERPAVLSEQLNSKQHYIQRSRGINHTQIQRLKDSTLQPLERNAALPEKPTVAKQQQFVIGELQPATTKRFATPKRDMSRQVGRLNQRDPGTRKRLRNEEIGMKMPLRDLGNSIHREKLSAKGKMDKKQSAMKEVEDQARVEDKDHYRREGARDSLWGPGVDFEGADDEDLTPAPVFDTEVNWSQTFQVSHLDFQARRSDWIDLRCNISGNLLLHSSDALPMVNAFMDQLNEKHHGQFTLSRVVNVVKRMDGVQGSRYLLELELKDVNGQLLRLSYYIYTLIRHSRQRSKDFNFQRPKPQLVLCNPVGFRWNPVATVHFIVPVKNQARWVQQLIVDMEQLFRKTGDANFNLIIADFNSTDMDVRKALQKSSLPRYQYVKLSGNFERSAGLQAGIDLINDDHSIVFLCDLHIHFPPSIIDSIRKHCVEGYMAFAPIVLRLDCGATPLDARGYWEVNGFGLLGIYKSDLDAVGGMNTREFTDRWGGEDWELLDRILQAGLEVERIYLRNFFHHYHSKRGMWNRQVKPSHS; this is encoded by the exons ATGATCGCGGCGTTTTTTCCCTTGAAGAAGCTGAGACGCAATAGCAAATATCTTCTGTTCGCGGCGATTCTGCTGGTCGGAGTTGTGGCCGTCTATCATGAGATGGTTGCTGCAAAAGCATGGAGCAGTGATACCA GTATGAATCCTGACGCTGACAGTAGCAGCTGGAGGAGGGCCATGTTTGACGAAAGG GTCAGAAGGGACAATCAACCAAACCCAGTGGAGGATTCAGTTGCTTGGAGGTCCAGCTTCACTCCACAAACCTGGAAAGcagag TATAAGGGACAGGCCAATCTGCACGTCTTTGAGGACTGGTGTGGCAGTTCTACAGCTGACCTCTGCAAGAACCTGCACTACCCCTTGTATCCTCAT TCCAGGACTACAGTGCAGAAGCTGGCCGTCTCTCCTCAGTGGACAAACTACGGGCTCAGGATATTTGGTTATCTACATCCATATACTGACG GAGAGTTTGTGTTTGCTTTGAGCTCTGATGACAACTCTGAATTGTGGCTCAGCACAGATGACTCTCCCCTTAATTTGCAGTTATTGGCATGGGTTGGAAAG ACTGGCACAGAATGGACAGCCCCGGGCGAGTTTGAGAAGTATGCTAGTCAGACCTCTAAACCAGTTTG GTTGTCTGCTCAGAGGAGGTACTTTTTTGAAGTCATCCACAAGCAAAACGACAGAGGGACTGACCATGTGGAGGTGGCA TGGCAGCTCCTGGACCAAGGCTTGAGTTTCCGGGTTATTGAATCCAATCACATCTCCCTCTATGTTA ATGAGTCGGCTTTGTTAATGAGTGAAGTAGCCCACATACCACAGACGGCTGCAAGCCACCAGCACACCCCCACAAAACAGCAGAATGTCGCAGCAGACATGCTGAGAGAAGACCCACGAGACACTCTCTACCAAG tGCCTTTGATAAACGGCAAGTTCCTACAAGATGTCCTGCCTGACTGCTCGTACAAACCCAGCTACACAATAAAAGACTTTCCTCTCCTCCGCTACCAAGGACTGcagttt GTCCACATGTCCTACATCCACCCCAATGACTACACCCGACTTacacacatggagacagagagcagctgcTTCTACCCCGAAAGCCCCTACTACATGAAGAT GTTCGGTTTCTCTAGATACATGAGATTAGACCGTCCTGATATGCAGGGAATAGGAAACACAGGACGAG ATTTTGGTTTCGAGAGGAGGAAATCAGTGCTCCATGAGGAGGATGAGTTTGACAATGAAGCCTATCAAAGAGAAAAGGAAGCCAGGCCGGACCAGGTGGATAACGCCCTTTTCCCAGACTATGGTGATGATTATGATGATTATGCTCAGAGACGCAGGCGCAAACTCTTCTCCTTAGTCATGCAAGAAACTAACAACACGCTGAAGAACACCTCTGACACAAGACTGCACATAAATGAGTTGCAGCCTCACACAGATGAGTTGCAGAGGAGGCAAGGGAAAGACAGTGGGCCACAGAAACCAGCTGAGCCTCCGCAGTCAACGCAAGTCTCAAAACATCACCCGCCCCTGCAACAAAACCAGACAGAGATGAAGCTAGAGGGTCGggttaaaaaagcagaacagATAAAACCAAAAGGAAAGTTAAGACCAGCAAAGAGACAAAAGCCCAAATCAGTAGAGGCTGCTGTGAGACCAGTGGACAGAGAGCAGCTCAAAGCAAAGGAACGACCAGCAGTCCTGTCAGAGCAGCTCAATTCTAAACAGCATTATATCCAGAGGTCCCGTGGAATTAACCATACCCAAATCCAGAGACTCAAAGACTCAACGCTTCAACCTCTAGAGAGGAATGCTGCTCTTCCTGAAAAACCCACAGTTGCCAAGCAGCAGCAGTTTGTAATTGGAGAGCTCCAGCCAGCCACCACCAAGCGTTTTGCCACTCCCAAGAGAGACATGAGCCGCCAAGTAGGGAGGCTAAATCAGAGGGACCCAGGTACCAGAAAACGCCTCAGGAATGAGGAGATAGGGATGAAAATGCCTCTACGTGATCTAGGAAATAGCATCCACAGAGAAAAGTTGAGTGCTAAGGGCAAAATGGACAAAAAGCAGTCGGCTATGAAAGAAGTGGAGGACCAAGCGAGGGTAGAAGACAAGGATCATTACAGGCGGGAGGGTGCAAGAGACTCTCTGTGGGGACCAGGAGTTGACTTTGAAGGTGCAGATGACGAGGACCTTACCCCTGCGCCGGTGTTTGACACTGAGGTTAACTGGAGCCAGACCTTCCAGGTCAGCCACCTGGACTTTCAAGCACGTCGATCAGATTGGATCGATCTGCGCTGCAACATCTCAGGCAACCTGCTTCTCCACTCCAGTGACGCTCTGCCCATGGTCAATGCTTTTATGGACCAGCTCAATGAAAAGCACCACGG GCAGTTTACATTGTCCCGTGTGGTTAATGTGGTGAAGCGCATGGACGGGGTCCAGGGCAGCCGCTACCTTCTGGAGCTGGAGCTGAAAGATGTGAACGGCCAGCTGCTGCGCCTGTCATACTACATCTACACTCTGATTCGCCACAGCAGGCAACGCAGCAAGGACTTCAATTTCCAACGGCCGAAACCTCAGCTGGTGCTGTGTAACCCGGTGGGATTCCGCTGGAATCCTGTTGCCACTGTCCACTTCATAGTACCGG TGAAAAACCAGGCTCGGTGGGTGCAGCAGCTGATTGTAGACATGGAACAACTGTTCAGAAAAACAGGAGACGCCAACTTCAATCTCATCATCGCTGACTTCAACAGCACTGACATGGATGTGAGGAAGGCTCTACAGAAATCTTCACtccccag GTACCAGTATGTAAAGCTAAGCGGGAACTTTGAGCGCTCTGCCGGTCTGCAAGCAGGTATCGACCTTATAAAT GATGACCACAGcattgtgtttctttgtgaTCTCCACATCCACTTCCCTCCCTCTATCATCGATTCAATCAGGAAGCACTGCGTGGAGGGATACATGGCCTTTGCTCCAATAGTCCTGAGGTTGGACTGCGGGGCTACGCCATTAGATGCCAGAG GTTACTGGGAGGTCAATGGCTTTGGCCTGCTGGGGATCTACAAGTCCGATCTGGACGCAGTGGGAGGAATGAACACCAGGGAATTCACGGACCGCTGGGGAGGAGAAGACTGGGAGCTCCTCGACAG GATTCTCCAGGCAGGACTGGAAGTGGAGAGGATCTACTTGAGgaacttcttccaccactatcACTCCAAACGTGGGATGTGGAACCGGCAGGTGAAGCCCAGCCACAGTTGA
- the b4galnt3b gene encoding beta-1,4-N-acetylgalactosaminyltransferase 3 isoform X3: MHLHWKLEPTAGMNPDADSSSWRRAMFDERVRRDNQPNPVEDSVAWRSSFTPQTWKAEYKGQANLHVFEDWCGSSTADLCKNLHYPLYPHSRTTVQKLAVSPQWTNYGLRIFGYLHPYTDGEFVFALSSDDNSELWLSTDDSPLNLQLLAWVGKTGTEWTAPGEFEKYASQTSKPVWLSAQRRYFFEVIHKQNDRGTDHVEVAWQLLDQGLSFRVIESNHISLYVNESALLMSEVAHIPQTAASHQHTPTKQQNVAADMLREDPRDTLYQVPLINGKFLQDVLPDCSYKPSYTIKDFPLLRYQGLQFVHMSYIHPNDYTRLTHMETESSCFYPESPYYMKMFGFSRYMRLDRPDMQGIGNTGRDFGFERRKSVLHEEDEFDNEAYQREKEARPDQVDNALFPDYGDDYDDYAQRRRRKLFSLVMQETNNTLKNTSDTRLHINELQPHTDELQRRQGKDSGPQKPAEPPQSTQVSKHHPPLQQNQTEMKLEGRVKKAEQIKPKGKLRPAKRQKPKSVEAAVRPVDREQLKAKERPAVLSEQLNSKQHYIQRSRGINHTQIQRLKDSTLQPLERNAALPEKPTVAKQQQFVIGELQPATTKRFATPKRDMSRQVGRLNQRDPGTRKRLRNEEIGMKMPLRDLGNSIHREKLSAKGKMDKKQSAMKEVEDQARVEDKDHYRREGARDSLWGPGVDFEGADDEDLTPAPVFDTEVNWSQTFQVSHLDFQARRSDWIDLRCNISGNLLLHSSDALPMVNAFMDQLNEKHHGQFTLSRVVNVVKRMDGVQGSRYLLELELKDVNGQLLRLSYYIYTLIRHSRQRSKDFNFQRPKPQLVLCNPVGFRWNPVATVHFIVPVKNQARWVQQLIVDMEQLFRKTGDANFNLIIADFNSTDMDVRKALQKSSLPRYQYVKLSGNFERSAGLQAGIDLINDDHSIVFLCDLHIHFPPSIIDSIRKHCVEGYMAFAPIVLRLDCGATPLDARGYWEVNGFGLLGIYKSDLDAVGGMNTREFTDRWGGEDWELLDRILQAGLEVERIYLRNFFHHYHSKRGMWNRQVKPSHS; encoded by the exons ATGCATTTGCACTGGAAACTTGAGCCTACAGCAG GTATGAATCCTGACGCTGACAGTAGCAGCTGGAGGAGGGCCATGTTTGACGAAAGG GTCAGAAGGGACAATCAACCAAACCCAGTGGAGGATTCAGTTGCTTGGAGGTCCAGCTTCACTCCACAAACCTGGAAAGcagag TATAAGGGACAGGCCAATCTGCACGTCTTTGAGGACTGGTGTGGCAGTTCTACAGCTGACCTCTGCAAGAACCTGCACTACCCCTTGTATCCTCAT TCCAGGACTACAGTGCAGAAGCTGGCCGTCTCTCCTCAGTGGACAAACTACGGGCTCAGGATATTTGGTTATCTACATCCATATACTGACG GAGAGTTTGTGTTTGCTTTGAGCTCTGATGACAACTCTGAATTGTGGCTCAGCACAGATGACTCTCCCCTTAATTTGCAGTTATTGGCATGGGTTGGAAAG ACTGGCACAGAATGGACAGCCCCGGGCGAGTTTGAGAAGTATGCTAGTCAGACCTCTAAACCAGTTTG GTTGTCTGCTCAGAGGAGGTACTTTTTTGAAGTCATCCACAAGCAAAACGACAGAGGGACTGACCATGTGGAGGTGGCA TGGCAGCTCCTGGACCAAGGCTTGAGTTTCCGGGTTATTGAATCCAATCACATCTCCCTCTATGTTA ATGAGTCGGCTTTGTTAATGAGTGAAGTAGCCCACATACCACAGACGGCTGCAAGCCACCAGCACACCCCCACAAAACAGCAGAATGTCGCAGCAGACATGCTGAGAGAAGACCCACGAGACACTCTCTACCAAG tGCCTTTGATAAACGGCAAGTTCCTACAAGATGTCCTGCCTGACTGCTCGTACAAACCCAGCTACACAATAAAAGACTTTCCTCTCCTCCGCTACCAAGGACTGcagttt GTCCACATGTCCTACATCCACCCCAATGACTACACCCGACTTacacacatggagacagagagcagctgcTTCTACCCCGAAAGCCCCTACTACATGAAGAT GTTCGGTTTCTCTAGATACATGAGATTAGACCGTCCTGATATGCAGGGAATAGGAAACACAGGACGAG ATTTTGGTTTCGAGAGGAGGAAATCAGTGCTCCATGAGGAGGATGAGTTTGACAATGAAGCCTATCAAAGAGAAAAGGAAGCCAGGCCGGACCAGGTGGATAACGCCCTTTTCCCAGACTATGGTGATGATTATGATGATTATGCTCAGAGACGCAGGCGCAAACTCTTCTCCTTAGTCATGCAAGAAACTAACAACACGCTGAAGAACACCTCTGACACAAGACTGCACATAAATGAGTTGCAGCCTCACACAGATGAGTTGCAGAGGAGGCAAGGGAAAGACAGTGGGCCACAGAAACCAGCTGAGCCTCCGCAGTCAACGCAAGTCTCAAAACATCACCCGCCCCTGCAACAAAACCAGACAGAGATGAAGCTAGAGGGTCGggttaaaaaagcagaacagATAAAACCAAAAGGAAAGTTAAGACCAGCAAAGAGACAAAAGCCCAAATCAGTAGAGGCTGCTGTGAGACCAGTGGACAGAGAGCAGCTCAAAGCAAAGGAACGACCAGCAGTCCTGTCAGAGCAGCTCAATTCTAAACAGCATTATATCCAGAGGTCCCGTGGAATTAACCATACCCAAATCCAGAGACTCAAAGACTCAACGCTTCAACCTCTAGAGAGGAATGCTGCTCTTCCTGAAAAACCCACAGTTGCCAAGCAGCAGCAGTTTGTAATTGGAGAGCTCCAGCCAGCCACCACCAAGCGTTTTGCCACTCCCAAGAGAGACATGAGCCGCCAAGTAGGGAGGCTAAATCAGAGGGACCCAGGTACCAGAAAACGCCTCAGGAATGAGGAGATAGGGATGAAAATGCCTCTACGTGATCTAGGAAATAGCATCCACAGAGAAAAGTTGAGTGCTAAGGGCAAAATGGACAAAAAGCAGTCGGCTATGAAAGAAGTGGAGGACCAAGCGAGGGTAGAAGACAAGGATCATTACAGGCGGGAGGGTGCAAGAGACTCTCTGTGGGGACCAGGAGTTGACTTTGAAGGTGCAGATGACGAGGACCTTACCCCTGCGCCGGTGTTTGACACTGAGGTTAACTGGAGCCAGACCTTCCAGGTCAGCCACCTGGACTTTCAAGCACGTCGATCAGATTGGATCGATCTGCGCTGCAACATCTCAGGCAACCTGCTTCTCCACTCCAGTGACGCTCTGCCCATGGTCAATGCTTTTATGGACCAGCTCAATGAAAAGCACCACGG GCAGTTTACATTGTCCCGTGTGGTTAATGTGGTGAAGCGCATGGACGGGGTCCAGGGCAGCCGCTACCTTCTGGAGCTGGAGCTGAAAGATGTGAACGGCCAGCTGCTGCGCCTGTCATACTACATCTACACTCTGATTCGCCACAGCAGGCAACGCAGCAAGGACTTCAATTTCCAACGGCCGAAACCTCAGCTGGTGCTGTGTAACCCGGTGGGATTCCGCTGGAATCCTGTTGCCACTGTCCACTTCATAGTACCGG TGAAAAACCAGGCTCGGTGGGTGCAGCAGCTGATTGTAGACATGGAACAACTGTTCAGAAAAACAGGAGACGCCAACTTCAATCTCATCATCGCTGACTTCAACAGCACTGACATGGATGTGAGGAAGGCTCTACAGAAATCTTCACtccccag GTACCAGTATGTAAAGCTAAGCGGGAACTTTGAGCGCTCTGCCGGTCTGCAAGCAGGTATCGACCTTATAAAT GATGACCACAGcattgtgtttctttgtgaTCTCCACATCCACTTCCCTCCCTCTATCATCGATTCAATCAGGAAGCACTGCGTGGAGGGATACATGGCCTTTGCTCCAATAGTCCTGAGGTTGGACTGCGGGGCTACGCCATTAGATGCCAGAG GTTACTGGGAGGTCAATGGCTTTGGCCTGCTGGGGATCTACAAGTCCGATCTGGACGCAGTGGGAGGAATGAACACCAGGGAATTCACGGACCGCTGGGGAGGAGAAGACTGGGAGCTCCTCGACAG GATTCTCCAGGCAGGACTGGAAGTGGAGAGGATCTACTTGAGgaacttcttccaccactatcACTCCAAACGTGGGATGTGGAACCGGCAGGTGAAGCCCAGCCACAGTTGA
- the tnni1c gene encoding troponin I, skeletal, slow c: MAITVICNITLFLNYFQPKCKISASRKLSLKILLLARATEELEAEKAAREEEKVRYLGEKLPPLQLIGLNMDELQKLCKQMHEKVDMVDEERYDCEAKVIKNNKDISELNLKIQDLGGKFKKPALRKVRVSADEMLKALFGSKNKGSMDLRANLKSVKKEDIKQEKELTMEVGDWRKKLEGMSGMEGRKKMFDA; the protein is encoded by the exons ATGGCCATCACAGTGAT TTGTAatatcacattatttttaaattattttcagCCCAAATGCAAGATTTCAGCCTCCCGCAAGCTATCATTGAAG ATTCTCTTGCTGGCTCGTGCAACAGAAGAGCTGGAGGCAGAGAAGGCTgcaagagaggaagaaaaggtCCGCTACCTGGGAGAGAAACTTCCACCGCTGCAGCTCATTGGTTTAAACATGGATGAACTGCAG AAACTCTGTAAGCAGATGCATGAAAAGGTTGATATGGTGGATGAGGAGCGCTACGACTGTGAGGCCAAAGTCATCAAGAACAACAAAGAT ATCAGCGAATTGAATCTGAAGATTCAGGACCTCGGAGGGAAGTTCAAGAAGCCAGCACTGAGGAAAGTGAGAGTGTCAGCAGATGAGATGCTGAAAGCTCTCTTTGGATCCAAAAACAAGGGCTCCATGGACCTAAGGGCAAACCTCAAGTCTGTAAAGAAAGAGGACATCAAGCAAGAGAAG GAGCTGACCATGGAGGTGGGTGACTGGCGTAAGAAACTGGAGGGTATGTCTGGTATGGAGGGCAGGAAGAAGATGTTTGATGCATGA